AACAAGGGCGTCGAAATCCAGGCGTCCTACACGAATTCGATCGATAAAAACTGGAGCGTGTCGTTGGGTGGAAACATCTCGTTCAACCGGAATACCGTCAACCAACTCGGGCCCGGTAACCAGCCCATCATCGTCTCCGGGGGCACCGGTACGGCCTACTACATCACCCAGGTCGGTCAGCCCATCGGCAGCTACTTCCTGCTCGTCCAGGACGGGATTTATAAGAATACGGAAGACCTGCAAAACAACCCCCATTTTTCCAACTCCCATGTAGGCGACTTCAAGTTCAAACCCATCGACGGCGGCAGCCAGCTCAACGCCCTGACCGACCGTGCGATCGTCGGGAACTACCAACCCAAATACATCTTTGGGTTCAGCAGTGCCGTCAACTATAAGAACTTCGACCTTGGCTTTGTCATCCAGGGCAGCCAGGGCGGCAAGATCCTCGATCTTTTCCGCCGGTATATCGCCAGCTCCGAAGGAAACTTTAACAACCTCAACCTGATGAAAGGCCGGTACGAAAACCCCAACGACATCGGCACCGGATACATCAACCGCGCCAACCGCATCGCCACCGGCAACAACGGGACCATTTCCACCTGGCACGTCGAAGACGGTTCCTTTGTCCGGATCAAGACGATTTCCCTGGGGTATACGTTTAGCAGCCGCGTCGTGCGCCGGTATGGCATGAGCAATGTGCGTCTCTATGCCGCGACCCAGAATCCCTTTACGTTCACCCACTATAGCCTGTTCAACCCCGAGATATCCGACCGGCCCAACGACGCCCTGCGCCAAGGGGAAGACTATGGTTCCTACCCGGTCGCGCGCAGCTACGCCCTCGGGTTAAACGCTTCCTTTTAACAAAAAAAAGCCACACGCAATGAAAAAACTAGCATACATCCTGGCGCCTGCGGTACTGCTCTCTTCCTGCAGCAAGAGCTTTCTCGACCTGACACCCAAGTCCGAGGTGACCACCGGTTCCTTTTATAAGACGTCCGCCGACGCCATCACCGCGGTCAACGGATGTTATACCGTCAACCAATCCACCAACCTGTACGGGGCCGATGTCGAGGTCCTCATGGAAGAACGGGGCGACAACGTCCTCGACCTCGACATCTCCGCCGGATCGGGTACCAACTATAAGATCGCCCACTTTATCGAGGACCCCTCGAACGCCCTCTTATACAATGCGTGGGTCCAGTTATACAACGGCGTCTTCCTTTGCAACTCCCTCCTGGACCAGATCGGCCCCATCCCCATGGACAGCACCCTGAAAAACCGGGTGAGGGGAGAGGCCCAATTCCTCCGCGCCCTCCACTACTTCAACCTCGTGCGTTTGTGGGGCCCCGTTCCTCTCGTCACCCACGTCATCAGCTCCTCCGAAGCCCTCCAGCTCAAACGCGACAGCGTCGCCACTATTTATCAGCAGATCGAAGCCGACCTCACTTTTGCCGCCGCCAACCTCCCGGCCTCCTACACCGGCGCCGACGTCGGCCGCGTGACCGCCGGGGCCGCCAACGGTTTGCTCGGGAAGGTATATTTGTACGAAAAAAAATACAGCCAGGCCGCGACCGCCCTACAGGCCGTGATCAACGCCGGGGTGTATAGCCTGCAAGCCAATATCGCCACCGTCTTCACCACCAAGTACAATTCCGAAATCCTCTATGCCGTCCGTTATGCTTCCGGCATCACCGGCCAGGACCACGCCTTCTGGTTCACCGACAACAACAACCTGCCCACGATCGACAGCTCCATCGTCAAGGCCTACGGCGCCGGTGACCTGCGCAAAACCCTGACCGACGCCGTCAAACCCACCAATCTCAGCTTTACCGGTCCCCGGAAGTATATCGACGCCCCCGACGCTTCCAACAATTCCGGTATGGACTTCCCCGTACTCCGATACGCCGACGTCCTGCTTATGGAAGCCGAAGCCCTCAACGAGCAGGGCTACAACCCCACGGCGTTTACTTACCTCAACCAGGTCCGCCAGCGCGCCGGTCTTGCCGCCGAGACCGCCGCCAGCCTCCCCGACCAAAACACTTTCCGTCAGGAGGTCTACCTCGAACGCCGTCTCGAACTCCCCTTCGAATGCGACCGCTGGTTTGACCTCGTCCGCACCGGCAATGCCATCACCGCCATCGCCGCCGACGCCGGGAAAGAGGTCGTTACCGGGACGCCCATCGTGATCGATGCGCACCAATTCGTGTATCCAATTCCGGCCTCCGAACTGAATATTATCCATAACACCGCGAATTTCCCTCAGAACCCGGGGTACTAAACCGCGTGACCCGCGGCCGCGGTTGCGGCCCGCGCGCCGGAAACTTTTCTTGAAGGGGCTGCCACCGCGCCCGGCCCCGCCGCCGCGCCAATTTTCCCGAAAGGGGCTGCTTACGGCAGCCCCTTTTTGTGTTTAAACACCAATAAATTCGTATATTCATTATGTACTAGCCCCTTATCCATGCAATCATTGGCTTCTGATCAGTCCATCGTTGCCGGGATTCTATCGGACCGGATCGACGACGTTGCTTACCCTCTTTACCACCAGTATCACGGTGCAGTGTCCGCCTATGTCCTCCAAAACGGGGGGAGTTCGCAGGACGCGGACGACGTATTTCAGGAAACCATCGTGGCATTTATCGACCTCGTCCAACGGGGTAAATTCCGGGGCGAAGCCACCGTCAAGACCTTGCTGATCGGTATCGGACGCCATGTCTGGTACAACGAAATCAGGAAACGCAAAAGCCTTGACCAACGGGGAGCCGTATACGAGAAAAACAAAGGCACCGAAGAAGAAGACGGCTCCGGCCAACTCTACGAGCGGGAGCTCCACCGTCACTTTCTTACCTTATTGACCCGGCTCGGGGAACCCTGCCGGACCATCCTGACATTATTCTATTATGAGAACCGGTCCTTTAAGGAGATCGTTCAGGAAACCGGGTACGAAAACGAGCAAGTTGTCCGCAACCGGAAATATAAATGCATGAAATCGCTCGCGGATATGATCCAGGATGACCCGGAAGTTATGGAACAAGTGAAACTTATGTATGATTAAAATAAATATATAAAAATGTGGTTACGAAACGGACCGCTGCGTTTACTCAGTATAACAAGCAGTTCTTTGAAAAGCGGGAAAAGACCGGGTTCATATTGCCCTTAATCCGTACGCTATCGCCCTGATCCGAAACATCTATATGCCCTATATCCAATACCGAACGAAAAACCGAAAAGTCAAAGTGCCCTATCCATCCAGTAGTCCTCTGAAACCATTACAATACACGACGAGGGAATGTCCGATGTCCATGAAAGAAACCAGCTCACGACTTTGACTTCAACCGTTTATCATATATTCATTCACCGGTCTTTTCCCCTTTTCCGAGGCTGCGCCACCCCTCCATTAAACAAAGCGTGCCCCTGAAGGGGGCGCCAAAATAAAACGTATGACACCGGAAGAATTCCAACGCGAACTTGATCGACTTGACGAACGCCTGGGCGCAGGGGAGAACCCCGTCCCCGAAGGTGCGGCGCAGGAGAACAAGGTGTTGGCGTTTGCGGTGGAGGCCATACGGTTTGACGCGCTCAGCCGGCGCGTGCGCAAGGCACTGGACGGCGCCCGTGCGCAAATGGCGCTCGATGGAGCCCGCGCCCACCAGGCGCTCGACGGCGCCCCCGCGGCGCAGCCGCTGGACAGCGCCTCCGCGTCTCAGCCGCCCCCCCCGCAAAAACGGGAAGCCCCCGTTCGCCGCCTGGCGGTCATCTCCCTGAGCGTCGCCGCAGGCATCGCCCTTATCCTGTGCGTCGGCAAATACCTCCTGACGACCCCTACCGGGATGTATGATAAAATGTATACCTCCTATGACATGGGCACCACCCGCGGAGGCGAAGAACTCGCCCCCCTGGAACACGCTTATCAATCAAAAGCCTGGTCTGCTGTAGACGATATTTTCCGGGTGAAGGCATTTCCCACCCCGGAGGACCGGTTTCTGGCGGGGATGGCCTTTATGGAGCAAGGACAGTACGCACCCGCGATCAACCAGTTCAGAACGGTCGGGCGCCTGGGTACCGACTACCGGGATGAGTCGGAGTATTACCTTGCTTTGGCCTACCTCGCCAGCCACCAGACCGACTCGGCGCTCCTTCTTTTCCAAAAAATCAAGACAGACCCGGAACATCTTTTTTACCGGAAGGTGAAAGAAATAAACGGCGTAGACCTATTGATCCTGCGCACAAAATGACCAGCGCTGCGATCCACCACCAGGCGCCAAAAGCATTTGATTTCCCTCCCACAATCGCCTCCGTATTGCCCACCAGCACCAGGTGTGCCCAATAATTGGGACTGACATATACCGCGTTGCTGTGGATATAATCCAGCTTTGCCTGTCGCAGGGCTTCGGACTTGGACAGTCCTTTTTCCAGGTAGACGTGAAATTGTTTTAAAATAAGCGCGGTGGACCCGTCGTCGGCTTTCCAAAGGCTGTTCACCGTGCTCGCGCAGCCCGCATACATAAAAGCCCTGGACAGGCTCATCAGACCTTCATTGCCTTCGATCTTGCCGTTCCCGCTTTCGCAGGCGCTCAGGATGACCAGGTCGGTGGAATCCATGCCCAAGCCATAAATTTCCGGGAGGAAAAGACAGTCGTCCTCCGGATCCGCGTCCACCGGGAAAAAACAAATCAACGAATCCGTGATGGCGTGCGTGGCCAGGTGGATCACCCGGTAGTGGGGCAGCTCCTCCAGAAAGCGCGCCTTTGTCGCGTGCTCGTTGATAAAACGCGCCCCGGGCAGATGCGCCGTCTCGGGCCCCGAGCCCGACAGCCGGTTCATATACCGCGACGCCGGCGTCCGGGTGAGCGCGCCCCTGTCTGCAAAAGGCGCAAAAGCAAGGACGTTATAGGGCTCGTTCTGGGCCCTGCTGTGGTGAAACGCCTTGTCCAGGAATTTGGTGGACAATTGGTACCCGATGGTCACCCGGTCGATCAGGTAGTGCCCCGGTTGATCCAGCGGCAACGCCTCGAAGGGAAAACGGTAAAAGATCCCATCCGGGATGATGGTCCATTCTTCCTTGTCCCCCAGGTCGTCCAGCAAGGGTTTTACCAGGCGGTGGTACAATGCTTCCGTCAGTGTCCTGTCGCCAAAACGGTTCCCCTGGTTGGTATTCCCCAACAGGTCCAGGTAGGCCCTGACGTTAGCGGTCAGGGTCGCCAGCGAATCCACGAACAGGCAGTGAAACGCAGTTGCCGTCAGGGTAAAGATGTGCAAACCTTCCTTGGACGCAAAAAAGCTCACGATGGCCTGTTTGTCCGCGAGCCCTGCCTGGAGCTCCCGGACGGAGGGGCAATCGTCTTTATAATAAGCGCTGTTTTGCTCTATGACGCGCTGGACCGAGGCGAGCTCGATTTCCTCATTGACTCTTTGACCGGCCGCCGCGGAAGAGTGTTCCAGGTCATCCTGCAGGTCAAGGCGCGCGATACGGCGTTTGAGCTCCCGCTGCCGCCGGAGCAGTTGCGGATCCATTCCCGGCAGGTGGTTCAGGGCCCGCTCCTCCAGCCGCCCCGATACGATCGAGGCCTTGCTTTCCTCCGCGGTGATAAAGGCCTTTTCCAGGTAGCGTCCCCCCGGGTGCAACCGGTCCAGCTCCAGGCAAGCCATGACCGCGTTTTCATACAGGTCCTGGTTGTTCCGTTTGAGGAAAAGCTTGGCATCGTCCGTCGCGTAGGTCTTTTCGATATACCGGAACAAAAGGATGGCGCTGTTATACGCCCCCAGCGCTTCTTCCAGGTATTCCCCCTTGCCCGTCTGGCTATACAGGCTTTCCAGGGTATTCGCTTTAAAGGAAAGGGCGTCAAACAAACGGTAAGACGCAAAGGCCCCCGTAAACGAAGACGGGTTCGCGTGTATATCCTGGTCCCGGAATGTCCTGGAAAAAGCAATGATCGCATCCTGCAAATACCCCAGCGCCTCCAGGTGCTGCCGCCGCGCCATCAGCACCTGCGCCCGGTAAAGGGCGTTAATGCCTTCGTCTACTTTTGTCGGGCGGGCTTCCCGTCTCCAGGTATCCAGGTACGTTAGGGCCGAGTCCTCGTCCCCCTTCAGGAAATATACATTCGCCATCTCGTTATACACCCCCGGCAGGTTCCGGGGCCGGACGCGCCGGTACATCGCCAGCGCGCTTTTATAATCACCCATTTCCCGGTAACACTGACCCATATTCAGGTACACCTGCTCCGACCCCGTCAACCCCAGGTAAATCGTGAGCGCGCCCCGGTAGTCCTTCAGTTTGTAGAGACAACTCGCAATATTGTTCTCGAAATTGCTGCGGGACACCATGTCCCCCGGCCTTTCCCGCCGGGTGATGTCCAACGCCTTTATAAAGTAGTCCTTGCCCTGCAGGTAATTGCCCCCCTCATAGTTCAGCGCCCCCAGGGCATTGTACAACCGGTCCCTTTCCGGCAAACCCGGGTTGTCCAAGGCCTCCGCCCTTGTCAGGAAGGCCTCCGCCGAGTCAAAATCGTCCAGCCGGTAGAAATCCGTTCCCCCGTAAACGAACGCCTGGAAAAGCAAGGTGTCGCTCCGGCCGGCACCGGCGCTTGCTATCGCGCCCCGGTAAGCCTCCAGCGCATCCCCAAACCGCCCCTTCACGTCTAAAAGGATCCCCTTGTCCAGGTAAGACCGCGCCAATACGTTGTCCCCCGGATGCGCCTCCCGGATAACCCGGTCGAACAGGGCCAGGGCCAGCGAATCCGTCAAGACTGTAGGATGATTGGTGGCGAAATAAGCGCTTGCGCGGTCAAACGTGCTTTGGCAAAACGCGCCCTGGCCGCTCAAGCAGAGCAGACAACCCAGGAGACAATAGGTAAGAGCCTTGACCGGGCGCATAATATTTTAAAGGGCCACCTCAGTGTCCCTTATTGATAATAACGATCTGCGGCGGCCGCGGCGTGCACGGCGCCGGGGCCGTCGGTTTCACGTTCGTCACCGTCACTTTTGACGCCGGTGAAGCGGTTATGCTCATGGTTTCCACCAACGGCGGAGGGGGTACGTCACTAAAAGACACCAGCACGGTCGTGGTTTGCACCGCCCCTCCATCCATACGGAACGACACCTTTATTTCGTGCGTCCCCGGTTGCAGGGCATTCAGGTTGATCGCATGGTTCCCGATACCGGTGATCGTCCCTCCCATCGCATAGGGCGCCAGGACGGAATCCCCATCATTCTTGATATAAACGGTGTTGCTAAATGAAATCCCCGCCAGGACCACCTGGCTATAGGCGGTATCCCCGGTTTTTGCGCTCACAAAACCCACGTTATACCGGGCCCCCGGCTCGCTCAACGCCGCGTTGATCACCCCTGTTTGCGGGTCAACCACCAACCCCGCCGGCCAGGTTACAAAATGCCCCTGGCTTTTGATCGCAGCCGGCCGGAACAGGTAATCCTGGAGCGTACTGCCCGTCACGCGCAGCACCGTGTCCCCGTAAAAAGGAGCCACGCTCGCATCCGTTGTGTAAAAGCTGGTGGGGGAATGCGGTTCGAAGTAAGCCGTCTTGGAGCATCCCATAAAAAGCAGCATGCTCCCCAATACCATCATCAGGATGGCTGAAACACGTTTCTTCATGAGTACTAGATGTATGTCGAATATACACTTATATTTTGGAAGGAGGTAGTCCTAATTTGTAAACCGGTTGTTACCGGCGCCCACTAATTGGTCTTTTGCGGCCACGCCTTTTTGATAGGAACCAGGAGATCGCCCGGATGATCCAAGCCCAGAAACTTGGCGATTTTGAAAAGGTCCTGGATCGAGGGCTGGTTGTTATTGGTACACCAGTCGGACACCGTGGACTTGTGGACACACATATGTTCCGCCAACGCCCCAGCCGTCAAATTCGCCTCAGAAAGCGCCGCCTTAATCCTGTTGTACCTGGCTCTCGTCATGAAGTTGACAAAGATAGCCACCCTTAAATAATTGAATTTTAATCAATTATATTCTATAAGACGATATTTATAATCGTAAAGAGTATAAAGTTTGTCTTTATGATGCAATTGATTTTTTCTATTTTGTTTTTCAAAATCTAACGGACGGTTCGGACCTATGCTTGCACCCACACATACCAAAGAGGGACTCCCCGACTTTATTCTGGTCGCCGAGCTAAAGGGGGACGATGAAGAAGCCTATAAGGCGCTTATCATCAAACACCAGGACTTTTCCAACGCCCATGCTTATGCGCTGACCCACGACAGGGAACGTGCACTGATCCTTTCCACGATGGCCCTGCGGCACATCTGGCGGTCCCGGCATTTGATCCCGGACCAATTCATGAGTTGCGTGGCACCGCCGTTTTGGTTATTTATTGCAAAGGTCCTCCACGCCTATTTCGACGTGCTGAAGGATGATGATTATGAGAACCCCGGAGACTGATTATTTCGTTTTGACGACCCGTACGGCGCTGTATCCTCGGGGCGTCCTTTCCCTTTCAAAACTGACCCTGTCCTTTTCCTTGACAGGCTGGGCCAACTGGTTTGTGTGAAAGAAGACGTCTTCACCGCTCTTATCGTCGGTAATGAAGCCAAATCCCTTGGTACTGTTGAAAAAGGAGACGGTTCCCGTTCTTTGCGTTTCTTCCGGTTGTATGGGAGCGGCGCCCAACTGTATATCCTCAAGGGCAATTTCCTTCCTCGCCGCCGCGTTTGGCGGAGTAGAAGAAAGGTTCCCGTTTTCATCTACATAGGCCAGCATATCATTCAGCCCCTTGCCCTTATTGTTATTGGACTTCCTGTCCAGCATTTTCTGGGCCTTGTCCTGTTTGTCCTTCTTTTTTTTGTTCGCTTTGTCCTTCTTTGAAAATGATTCGCCCATAAATATACTGTTAGTGACTAATGTTTTGACTGGCCGACTTGCACCTTAATAATTGATTGCCAAAGACTTGATAGTGGCTGAATAGGCAAGGACCGGGGGAAATGAATGCACAAAGGTAACCTTTATTTCGTCGTCAGAAGCACACGGGCGTCGATCTTTTACTGTCCCCCCTTATACGCTTGCAATAGCCTGGCCGTATGCCGCAGGGATTCCTTGTCTGTCCAGCCCAGATGACCCGGGATGACGAAATCCGGATCCGGAAACGCCTTCATCAACCGTTGGAGGGACACCGGCCACGCGACCGGATCCGCGTCCGCCAGATTACCCAGGCCAGGCGCCTCCGTGCTTTTGACGAAACAGCCTCCATAAAGAACCCGGGCTTTCGGCACCCAGATGACGATGTTGTCCGTTGTGTGCCCCGCACCGGGATAAAACGTGCTGAAGGAATAATTGCCCACGGTAAAGGTGGTATCCTTTGTAAAGACATTTTCCGCCACGTCGTTATGGTGCAGCACGCAAAGCTCTCGGGTCAGCGCCGATGACCAGGTGGGAATCCCCCGCTGTTTGAGAAAGGACAATCCCGCGGTGCGGTCGTCATGAAAGTGGGTTGAAATGCAAAGAACCACAGGTTGGTGAAACCGGGTCGAGATGCTGTCGAATAGGGGTTGATACTGGGTGGTATCCCAGGGGACATCGAACATCACCACTCCCTTCCCCGTGACCAGGAACATGCTGTTGGCGGGGTAAGGTTCGCCGCCCACAGGACGGTAGGTGGTATATACATAACAGTCACCGGTCAGGTGCGTGATGGTCAGGGGTGGGGGGCCGGGCCAGGCGATGAGGGCGAGGGCCAGCAGGGTATATTTCATAATTCAAATCTAAGGACAAACTGTCATTTTCCTGTTTAGGGCTTTTGAAAGGGTAGGTGGGCGCAGACATGGCACCAACTTCTGAAGGGCCATAGATTATGCCCTTCAAAAACCTTTCGTACCTTTACTAAAATCCTTGGTATTCCCCGCTTTACCTAATATTTAAGTAAAAGCCGCAGCAACCCAATATAATTAGCATTTATATTTTTACTTTAATCAATGTTAATCAATAAAATATAACGCCTATCAATACCTAAAATAAAAATAAATCCTCCCGCCAGAAAACGAAATCCCACCCTAAAAGCCCCACTCCCTACGCCCCCGAAACACTTCAAAAATAAAATGGTATTAACAACTGAAAGTCAATATTTTGGAAGCATAGATTACTATGTTGCTTCAATAGAATTCTCATATTGGAATTTTGAACAATACCAAAGGTGGGAAAAAGGCCGTCATTTGAACCGTTGCTACCTGTTGGGGCCCAATAACCCCCTCGTTTTAAGTGTCCCCCTGGAGGCCGGGAGGGGTCAAAAAACGCATTTGAAAGATGTCAGAATTTCATACCGCGAGCAATGGGGGGTGCGGCATTGGCGATCGATCCACGACGCCTACCGGCGATCGCCCTGGTTCGAATACTATGCACACGGTCTCGAACCGCTCTTTAAAGAGCGGCCGGAATACCTGGACGAATGGAACCGGATGACCCAGCAATGGGTCCTGAAACAACTGAAATGGACGGGGGAATGGGGGCAAACGGAGACCCCCGGAGAAAGGGTGGAATATAAAAGCGCCCCGATGACGGAGGCGCCCTACCGCTACCCGCAGGTTTTCGAAGACCGCCACGGCTTCGTGGCCAACCTGTGCATCCTGGACCTGCTGTTTTGCGAGGGACCGGGGGCAAAAGGGATCCTGGAGGCAGCGCGCCGCGAAAATGGCGGCGCCTAAACGCGCCGCGCTTAGCGCACCGTCACCTGTATCACCTTCCCCGTAGAAAGAATGACAATCGCCTTCCCGTCCAGGCAATCCTTGTACCGCGCGTACACGCCTTCGGACTGGTGTACCCCATTGATGGTCAATGAGTTGTTTTCCACGACAATGCGGACGTTGCAGCTCCCGGACAGGAACCCGTCGGTTTCCAGCTTATGGACGAGGTCCACGGAAGTGTTGCGGATGGACTTGGAACAGTCCTGGTCGGTGCTGTTCTCGTCCTCGCTGGAAGCACTGGAAGGACCGGACGCTTCGCTGTAGGCTTCTCCGGAGGCGGAGGCGTTTTCACGGCTGCGGCTGGCCTGAGGGGAATAGGAGAGCGTATACCGTTCCCGGTAGGCGGTGGCCGTTTTGTGTTTCTGGGACACCGTATAGGTAACGGGGATGAACTTCCAGCGGGAAGACGCCGTGTTGGTAACGGCCGGCGTCTGGAACTCCGGCTGATCCGCGGATATCCCATTGTCGTCGTCTTCCGCTTGCTGGTCGAGGACTTTGGCTTTTAAGCGGCCTCCGTAGCCATTGCGGCTGCTGTACCCATTGATGCCCCTGGCCGCGTCATGGAGCTTTTTATCGATGGCCTGGATCACCAGGACGGTATTCTTTTTTTCCTGGGTAATTTCTTCCTGGACCCGGCGGCTTTGTTCCTTGGACAGGTGCCGGCTTTGGAGCTCCAGTTCGTGGAGCTGGATCAACTGGATCTGGCGGTCTTTGAGGCTGGCGAGCCGCTGCGCTTCCGCTGTCTTTGACATGGCGAGCCGCAGGGCCTCTTCGTCCTTTGTCTGCGAAAGCCGCTGCGCCCGGTAATCGCGGGCCTGGTCCTCGTACACCCGGGCCAACTCGTCCTGGCGTTGTTGCAGGGCTTCCTGTCCGATCCGGAAGGCTTTCCTCAACTGTACCTGGAGCGTATCCATCTGAAATTTGATGGCGCGGATGGAATCCGCCCGGAAGTAGAAGGTCTTGGGATTCAACGTCATCCGCATCACCTTGTCCGGGGAATACGTAGGCGGCGCGATCCAGACAGCATTACCCGAAGGTTGAGATTCATCGATCACCACGTCGTCCTCCGGTGAGGAAGAGGGGGCATCGCTGGCGCTCCTTGGAGAAGGTGCCGGCGCAGGGCAGGCGTGGTGCGTCTTGACGGGCGCCGGCGCGGGCGCCTCGATCACGGGTTCCGGTGCCACCGGCGCCACCGGGGGCGGCGAAGGCAGCAGCACGGCCATCGTCTTCAAAATAGGCTTGTGCTCGATATTCTCCGGCGTCAGCCAGGCCAAAGACGCCAGGATGCCCGCGGTAATCAGCAGGGCCATCAGCTTTTGCCCATAGTTCATCGGCCGGGAAGGCACATTCATGATCCGCCGGATACGGTCCAAAAGGTCGGTTTTACCGGCCGCCGCCATGGCCAGCTCGGGGGACAGGCGTTGTTGCTC
This sequence is a window from Dinghuibacter silviterrae. Protein-coding genes within it:
- a CDS encoding RagB/SusD family nutrient uptake outer membrane protein, yielding MKKLAYILAPAVLLSSCSKSFLDLTPKSEVTTGSFYKTSADAITAVNGCYTVNQSTNLYGADVEVLMEERGDNVLDLDISAGSGTNYKIAHFIEDPSNALLYNAWVQLYNGVFLCNSLLDQIGPIPMDSTLKNRVRGEAQFLRALHYFNLVRLWGPVPLVTHVISSSEALQLKRDSVATIYQQIEADLTFAAANLPASYTGADVGRVTAGAANGLLGKVYLYEKKYSQAATALQAVINAGVYSLQANIATVFTTKYNSEILYAVRYASGITGQDHAFWFTDNNNLPTIDSSIVKAYGAGDLRKTLTDAVKPTNLSFTGPRKYIDAPDASNNSGMDFPVLRYADVLLMEAEALNEQGYNPTAFTYLNQVRQRAGLAAETAASLPDQNTFRQEVYLERRLELPFECDRWFDLVRTGNAITAIAADAGKEVVTGTPIVIDAHQFVYPIPASELNIIHNTANFPQNPGY
- a CDS encoding RNA polymerase sigma factor, giving the protein MQSLASDQSIVAGILSDRIDDVAYPLYHQYHGAVSAYVLQNGGSSQDADDVFQETIVAFIDLVQRGKFRGEATVKTLLIGIGRHVWYNEIRKRKSLDQRGAVYEKNKGTEEEDGSGQLYERELHRHFLTLLTRLGEPCRTILTLFYYENRSFKEIVQETGYENEQVVRNRKYKCMKSLADMIQDDPEVMEQVKLMYD
- a CDS encoding tetratricopeptide repeat protein, which codes for MTPEEFQRELDRLDERLGAGENPVPEGAAQENKVLAFAVEAIRFDALSRRVRKALDGARAQMALDGARAHQALDGAPAAQPLDSASASQPPPPQKREAPVRRLAVISLSVAAGIALILCVGKYLLTTPTGMYDKMYTSYDMGTTRGGEELAPLEHAYQSKAWSAVDDIFRVKAFPTPEDRFLAGMAFMEQGQYAPAINQFRTVGRLGTDYRDESEYYLALAYLASHQTDSALLLFQKIKTDPEHLFYRKVKEINGVDLLILRTK
- a CDS encoding CHAT domain-containing protein — translated: MRPVKALTYCLLGCLLCLSGQGAFCQSTFDRASAYFATNHPTVLTDSLALALFDRVIREAHPGDNVLARSYLDKGILLDVKGRFGDALEAYRGAIASAGAGRSDTLLFQAFVYGGTDFYRLDDFDSAEAFLTRAEALDNPGLPERDRLYNALGALNYEGGNYLQGKDYFIKALDITRRERPGDMVSRSNFENNIASCLYKLKDYRGALTIYLGLTGSEQVYLNMGQCYREMGDYKSALAMYRRVRPRNLPGVYNEMANVYFLKGDEDSALTYLDTWRREARPTKVDEGINALYRAQVLMARRQHLEALGYLQDAIIAFSRTFRDQDIHANPSSFTGAFASYRLFDALSFKANTLESLYSQTGKGEYLEEALGAYNSAILLFRYIEKTYATDDAKLFLKRNNQDLYENAVMACLELDRLHPGGRYLEKAFITAEESKASIVSGRLEERALNHLPGMDPQLLRRQRELKRRIARLDLQDDLEHSSAAAGQRVNEEIELASVQRVIEQNSAYYKDDCPSVRELQAGLADKQAIVSFFASKEGLHIFTLTATAFHCLFVDSLATLTANVRAYLDLLGNTNQGNRFGDRTLTEALYHRLVKPLLDDLGDKEEWTIIPDGIFYRFPFEALPLDQPGHYLIDRVTIGYQLSTKFLDKAFHHSRAQNEPYNVLAFAPFADRGALTRTPASRYMNRLSGSGPETAHLPGARFINEHATKARFLEELPHYRVIHLATHAITDSLICFFPVDADPEDDCLFLPEIYGLGMDSTDLVILSACESGNGKIEGNEGLMSLSRAFMYAGCASTVNSLWKADDGSTALILKQFHVYLEKGLSKSEALRQAKLDYIHSNAVYVSPNYWAHLVLVGNTEAIVGGKSNAFGAWWWIAALVILCAGSIGLRRLFLSPSGKKDVPGLS
- a CDS encoding helix-turn-helix transcriptional regulator, with protein sequence MTRARYNRIKAALSEANLTAGALAEHMCVHKSTVSDWCTNNNQPSIQDLFKIAKFLGLDHPGDLLVPIKKAWPQKTN
- a CDS encoding cold-shock protein, yielding MGESFSKKDKANKKKKDKQDKAQKMLDRKSNNNKGKGLNDMLAYVDENGNLSSTPPNAAARKEIALEDIQLGAAPIQPEETQRTGTVSFFNSTKGFGFITDDKSGEDVFFHTNQLAQPVKEKDRVSFERERTPRGYSAVRVVKTK
- the bla gene encoding subclass B1 metallo-beta-lactamase, whose protein sequence is MKYTLLALALIAWPGPPPLTITHLTGDCYVYTTYRPVGGEPYPANSMFLVTGKGVVMFDVPWDTTQYQPLFDSISTRFHQPVVLCISTHFHDDRTAGLSFLKQRGIPTWSSALTRELCVLHHNDVAENVFTKDTTFTVGNYSFSTFYPGAGHTTDNIVIWVPKARVLYGGCFVKSTEAPGLGNLADADPVAWPVSLQRLMKAFPDPDFVIPGHLGWTDKESLRHTARLLQAYKGGQ
- a CDS encoding WbqC family protein gives rise to the protein MVLTTESQYFGSIDYYVASIEFSYWNFEQYQRWEKGRHLNRCYLLGPNNPLVLSVPLEAGRGQKTHLKDVRISYREQWGVRHWRSIHDAYRRSPWFEYYAHGLEPLFKERPEYLDEWNRMTQQWVLKQLKWTGEWGQTETPGERVEYKSAPMTEAPYRYPQVFEDRHGFVANLCILDLLFCEGPGAKGILEAARRENGGA
- a CDS encoding M56 family metallopeptidase; the encoded protein is MTSLSGSAFLQALGWAIAGSLWQMALLWTIYQLCFGVWRNIRSSVKTGAATVLQMAGFGWFVCSLAEHYWKLKMAPPTTFARTFSVSPESHDPLFWINRALAWSEHYLPYLSGAYLLVLAFLLARVFKAYRHVQAVRTEGLSKIDVEWRVYVQELAARIGIRRDIRVWLSEKIDIPATIGYLKPLILLPIASFNHLSPEQVEAILLHELAHIKRNDYLLNLILTVMDTVLFFNPFAQLIARHIRTERENSCDDFVLQFRYNPHVYASALLSLEQQRLSPELAMAAAGKTDLLDRIRRIMNVPSRPMNYGQKLMALLITAGILASLAWLTPENIEHKPILKTMAVLLPSPPPVAPVAPEPVIEAPAPAPVKTHHACPAPAPSPRSASDAPSSSPEDDVVIDESQPSGNAVWIAPPTYSPDKVMRMTLNPKTFYFRADSIRAIKFQMDTLQVQLRKAFRIGQEALQQRQDELARVYEDQARDYRAQRLSQTKDEEALRLAMSKTAEAQRLASLKDRQIQLIQLHELELQSRHLSKEQSRRVQEEITQEKKNTVLVIQAIDKKLHDAARGINGYSSRNGYGGRLKAKVLDQQAEDDDNGISADQPEFQTPAVTNTASSRWKFIPVTYTVSQKHKTATAYRERYTLSYSPQASRSRENASASGEAYSEASGPSSASSEDENSTDQDCSKSIRNTSVDLVHKLETDGFLSGSCNVRIVVENNSLTINGVHQSEGVYARYKDCLDGKAIVILSTGKVIQVTVR